The genomic window CTCGACGTCATCGGCTGGGTCGGAGACGACGGCCAAGGCGAAGCGGTGGCAGGCGTCGAGGGCTGGGTGGGCGAATTGGGCCAAGGCGAAGCCTGCTGTGCCCCGGCGAAACCGGTAGGCGCAAGCAGCACCGCAGCGAGCGAAAGGGCGCGCGCCCAAATCATCAGCTTCTCCCAAAACCCGTCGCGAATTCCGGCTGTTCGACAATCTGCCCGGCCGCCGATAAGAACCCCTCAAATCCGGCGATAAGGCGGCAGATGCCAATACCTTTGCCTTATAGCCGGATATCCAGTCTACCGGAATCGGCGCTCCGATGGAGGCGGCGATCCGCCACGGGGGCGCCCAGGCATGGCCCGCTACGATTTCCGCACACCCCGGCTGTTTGTCGAGGCAGCCCTTGCCACCAATGCCGCCGTTCCACTCGATTCCGCCCAGACGAATTACCTGTACAATGTCCTGCGCCTGTCACCCGGTGCCGGCGTTCTGGTTTTCAATGGCCGCGACGGAGAATGGCGGGCGGAACTGGAACGCACCGGCAAGAAGGCGGCCGCGCTGCGGATCATGGCGCAGGCACGGGCGCAGGAACCGGCCACCGACTTGCATTACCTTTTCGCGCCGCTCAAGCATGCGCGGCTCGATTACATGGTGCAGAAGGCGGTGGAACTCGGCGTGTCGAGGCTGCAGCCGGTCACTACGCGCCACACGCAAATGTCGCGAGTCAACCTTGAGCGCATGCGAGCCAACGCCATTGAGGCGGCGGAACAATGCGGCATCCTGACCATTCCGGAGGTGGCAGCGCCGCTCTCTCTTGAACGTTTGTTGCCGGAGATGGATGCCGACCGTCTTGTGATCTTCTGCGACGAAGATGCGGAGACCCGGGATCCGGTTCAGGCGCTGTCGGCCTTCCGAAAGAATAGGCCGGTGCCGCTCGCGGTGCTGGTAGGACCGGAGGGCGGCTTTGCAGAGGAGGAGCGTGCATTGCTGCTGCGGCGTAACAATGTGCTTCGTCTCGCGCTTGGACCGCGCATCCTGCGCGCCGACACCGCGGCTGTCGCCGCGCTTGCCATTGTTCAGACGGTGCTCGGCGACTGGCGCTGAGCGGCCAGCGCCGGGTGCAGGATCAGCGCCAGCGGGATGGTGATCAGCACGATGAATGCAACAAGCGCAACCGCGCCCATCAGCCCCAGCGCGTCGCCGGCAAATCCGTAAAACACCGGCGCAATCGCGCCGGCCCCAATCGTGCCGGTGTAGAAAATTCCGAAGGCGCGTGCGTGTTTTGATGGTGCAACCAGATCTGGCACCGATCCATAGAGAACCGATGAGGTTCCGTTCAACGCAATGCCGGTCAGCGGCAGAAGGATCATCGCTGCTTCCAGCGGAAGCGGCAGGATCGCCAGGATGAGAATGGCGGTGAGCGCCTCGGTCAGGCAGACCGTTGCGGTTGTCCCGATGCGCGCGCCGATGAAAGCGCAGACCAGTTTTCCCGCGGCGCCTCCGGCAAAGACCAGCGTCAGCGCAACGCCGATGATGGGGAGGCTTGCGCCTTTTGCCGTCAGGATGAACGGCAGAAAGGTGAGAAATCCCATGCGCGTTGCGCTGTCGATGACGCCGATCGAAAGCAGCATCGGAAATGCAAATTGCCTCGCGCGCGGATTGGTCGCGGGGGAGCTGGCTTTCCGGTCGATGGCAGGCGCAATCGCGTAACGCGGCATGAACAGGATGATGACGAGTGCCGCAACGCATCCCAACGCACCGAGGATGCCGAGCGCCGGCCGCCAGGGCATCAGCGTGATCATGGCGGCGGCCAGAGCCGGAACCGTCATCTTGCCGATGTCGCCGGCGAAATTGTAGCCGCCGAGCGCCTTGAGAGATCGTGGCCCGGCAAAGGCACGCGCAACCAGCGCGGAGGCGATTGGGTGCTGCGTTGCGGCGCCGACGCCCCCGATCAGCAGCGCCGCCACCAGCATGACGAAGCTGGCGCTCAAACCGGCAAGGCAATAGCCAAGACCGGCAAGTGCGGTGCCGGCTGCGAGAACCGGTACCGCGCCGACACGCTCTGCCAGAAAGCTCGCGGGAATCTGCAGCCCCGCCATGGTGCCCGCGAAGACGCCGCGCAGGATGCCGACGGCGGCGTAGGTCAATCCGAATTCGGCCTGCCAGATCGGCAGCATGACGAAGATGAGGTCGGTATAGCCATCGTGCAAAGCATGCGCGCCGGACGCGACAGAGAGCGTGCGGCGCTCCTCGCGCTTCGTCTCCGTTCGTTCCGGTGCGACGGCTCTCATGTCGCGGCTGCACTCTTGGCCCGCATGCGCCGCCCGACAAAGGCGGTGCTGGTGAAGGAGAGCACCATCTCGCCATGCTGGTTGGTGCCGGAATTGAGAAAGCTGACGAGGCCCCATTCCGGCCGACTGATTGACGCGCGCTTCTCCACGACTTCGGTCGCGTAAGAAATCACGTCGCTGGCATAGACCGGCTTGAACCAGCGCAACTCGCGGAAGCCGGGAGATGGTCCGAGTTTGGGAATGGGCTCACCGCGCTCAGCGAGGACTTCAGCCTCGCGGCGTCGATGTTGCACCATCAGCCGCATCCAGGTCGACGCGGTGTGCCAGCCCGAGGCGCACAGCGCGCCGAAATGCGAGTGCTTCGCCGCCTCTTCGTCGACGTGAAAAGGCTGTGGATCATAGGCTCGCGCGAATGCCTTGATCTCGTCGGCGGTAAAGCGATGCGTGCCGATTTCGGCGCGGTCGCCGATCGACAGATCCTCATAGAATCTCAGCATGCCGCCTGGTCCGGTGGTTCACGCAACGCCATAAGCAGCGGGCTCTTCATGGTCATCACCTTCTGGCCCTTGCCGGTGAAAACCTCGAACAGCATCGACACGATTCCCATGTCGGGCCGGCTTTTCGAGACGCGGGCGTCCAGCACTGTCGTCCGCACGGTCAAGGCATCGCCGGGCCGGACCGGCGCGAGCCATTTCACCTCGTCGATGGCATTGGCACCCATCGAACCGGAATTG from Pseudorhodoplanes sp. includes these protein-coding regions:
- a CDS encoding 16S rRNA (uracil(1498)-N(3))-methyltransferase; the protein is MARYDFRTPRLFVEAALATNAAVPLDSAQTNYLYNVLRLSPGAGVLVFNGRDGEWRAELERTGKKAAALRIMAQARAQEPATDLHYLFAPLKHARLDYMVQKAVELGVSRLQPVTTRHTQMSRVNLERMRANAIEAAEQCGILTIPEVAAPLSLERLLPEMDADRLVIFCDEDAETRDPVQALSAFRKNRPVPLAVLVGPEGGFAEEERALLLRRNNVLRLALGPRILRADTAAVAALAIVQTVLGDWR
- a CDS encoding MFS transporter codes for the protein MRAVAPERTETKREERRTLSVASGAHALHDGYTDLIFVMLPIWQAEFGLTYAAVGILRGVFAGTMAGLQIPASFLAERVGAVPVLAAGTALAGLGYCLAGLSASFVMLVAALLIGGVGAATQHPIASALVARAFAGPRSLKALGGYNFAGDIGKMTVPALAAAMITLMPWRPALGILGALGCVAALVIILFMPRYAIAPAIDRKASSPATNPRARQFAFPMLLSIGVIDSATRMGFLTFLPFILTAKGASLPIIGVALTLVFAGGAAGKLVCAFIGARIGTTATVCLTEALTAILILAILPLPLEAAMILLPLTGIALNGTSSVLYGSVPDLVAPSKHARAFGIFYTGTIGAGAIAPVFYGFAGDALGLMGAVALVAFIVLITIPLALILHPALAAQRQSPSTV
- a CDS encoding MaoC family dehydratase, with product MLRFYEDLSIGDRAEIGTHRFTADEIKAFARAYDPQPFHVDEEAAKHSHFGALCASGWHTASTWMRLMVQHRRREAEVLAERGEPIPKLGPSPGFRELRWFKPVYASDVISYATEVVEKRASISRPEWGLVSFLNSGTNQHGEMVLSFTSTAFVGRRMRAKSAAAT